From Cyanobacteria bacterium QS_8_64_29:
GACGAAGAAAAGCAGCAATGGCTGACGCGCGACCCGCTCAAGCGGTTTGCCGCTCACCTAACCGAGCGGAACTTGGTCGATCGCGAGGAGCTGCAGGCCATCGACGAAAAAGTCGAGCGGCAAGTCGAAGAAGCGGTCGAGTTTGCCGAGAACAGCCCTGAACCGGATCCCAGCGAGCTCTACCGCTACATCGAGGCTGACAGCGACTAGGGGGTCCCCTCCTCGCTGGCCGTTGTGCCGGCGGCCTGCGAGGGGGGAGTAACGCCGGCATTGGGGGCAATCGCTTGGCTGGCACGCTCGTTGGGATCGGCGGAGGGCTCGAGCGAGTACTTGACCAGATCGGCCAGATCTTGCAGTTGCCCGATGGCTTCGGCCCCCTCCAGCTTCATCAGCTCGTGATCGTCGCGCATCTCGGTCCAGGTGATACCGTAATCGGACACCAGGAAGCGGATGAGGTGATTGTCATCCAGGCTCACCATAAAGGAGGCGCTGCTCATTTCATTGCCGCAGGTGTAGCAAGACGCCAAGTAGCCGCGCTTTTCCAAAACAATCGCGAGCGCCTGGAGGTTCATGACCAAATCGCGCACGAACTGGCGGTGCTGCTGGGCGAGCCGTACGAACACTGCGATTCCTCCAAAGCCATCACGCGGTATTGCTTGTCAGGCGACTGCGCCAGCTCAAGCAGCGATACGATCCTAGCTTAGCTCGCCAGCGGCGGGGCGTCCAGCAACTGCCCCGGGAGTGGTGGCATCCCGCTAGCAGCAGCGTTGGCTGCAATGGCACCACCTCCGCGCGCTTTCGGCTAAGATGAAACGGATGGAGGACTGTAAGATGGCACCCGTTAGGTGGGTCTGCCTGAGGAACGTATTATGAGCCAGGAAATTTTTGAGAAGGTGCAAAAGATCGTTGCCGAGCAGCTCGAGGTCGATGCCAGCGAGGTTCAGCCTGAGGCCAGCTTTGCCAACGACTTGGGGGCTGACTCGCTAGATACGGTCGAGCTCGTGATGGCCCTGGAAGAAGAATTCGACATTGAAATTCCGGACGAAGCGGCCGAGAACATTGGGACCGTGCAAGCGGCGGTCGATTACATTAGCGAGAAGGTTACTGCGTCGGCCTAAGGGCGCTGCTGCCCCTAACTGTCCCGGATGCTCGCGGCATCCGCTAGCTAGCGATAGACATGGCAGATTGGCAACCCAGACGCGTGGCCGTTACCGGGCTGAGTGCGATCGCCCCAGTAGGGAACACGCTGGAGGCATACTGGGAGGGACTGCTAAACGGGCAAAACGGCATCGCGCCCATCTCGCACTTCGATGCCTCCGAGCATGCGTGCCGCATCGCCGGGGAAGTTAAAGGCTTCGATCCCAGTCCCTACCTGCAGCGCAAAGAGAGCAAGCGCATGGATCGCTTCGCGCAGTTTGCCGTTTGCGCCAGCAAGCAGGCCCTAGCGGACGCGCAACTCGAGATTGACGAGCGTAATGCCGGCCAAATTGCCACCATCATCGGGACTGGCATTGGCGGCATTAAGGTCCTCGAAGACCAGCAAGCGATCTATCTGTCCCGCGGGCCCGATCGCTGCAGCCCGTTCATGGTGCCGATGATGATCGCCAACATGGCTGCCGGCCTGACCGCCATTCACACCGGCGCGCAAGGCCCCAACTCCTGTCCGGTGACAGCCTGCGCGGCCGGTTCTAACGCCGTGGGTGACGCGTTTCGCACCATCCAGCGCGGCGACGCCCAAGCAGCCATCTGCGGCGGCACCGAGGCTGCCATTACGCCGCTAGCTGTGGCTGGCTTCTCCGCTGCCAAGGCCCTCTCGGCCAACAACGAGGCTCCCGAGCGCGCCTGCCGCCCCTTTGATCGTGATCGCGATGGGTTCGTCATGGGCGAGGGAGCTGGCATTTTGATCCTCGAGGAGCTCGAGCACGCCCGCGCGCGCGGGGCCTCCATTTACGCAGAAGTGGTGGGCTATGGCATGACCTGCGATGCCTACCACATGACCTCCCCCGATCTGAACGGTCAGGGGCCAGCCCGCGCCATCGAGCTAGCCCTCAAAGACGGCGGTATTGCCCCCGAGCAAGTCAGCTACATCAACGCCCACGGCACCAGCACCGCCGGCAACGACGCCACCGAAACCCGCGCCATCAAGCAGGCGCTCGGCGATCGCGCCCGCGAGGTCGCTATCAGCTCGACCAAATCCATGACCGGTCACCTGCTCGGCGGCGCCGGCGGCATCGAGGCAGTTGCGACGGCCATGGCCACCGCCCGCGATCGCGTGCCGCCGACGATCAACTTGGATGCCCCCGATCCCGAATGCGACCTCGACTATACCCCGCACGCCAGCCGCGCTCAGCCAGTGGAGGTGGCGCTCTCCAACTCGTTCGGCTTTGGGGGGCACAACGTTACGCTAGCCTTGAGAAAATATGCCTAGCAGTCTCGAATTCGCGGTGCCAGGTAGGGCACGATGCGCGTTCGAGCCGAGTTTCCCCTACAGCGCTCGCTCGAGCGTTGCCGCCACCGCACCGGCCTAGCGCTCAACACCATTGCCGTTTAGCCCAACGCAACTATGGTCGCGACCAGCCAATCCCTGGAACAACTCTGTATCAACTCGATTCGCTTCCTAGCGGTCGATGCGGTCGAAAAGGCAAGCTCCGGTCACCCGGGACTGCCCATGGGGGCCGCTCCCATGGCATTCGTCCTGTGGGATCGCTTTTTGCGCCACAATCCCAAAAACCCGGACTGGTTCGATCGTGATCGTTTCGTGCTCTCGGGCGGTCACGGCTGCATGCTGCAGTATGCCCTGCTCTATTTGACCGGCTATGAGGGCATGACCCTCGACGACATCAAGCAGTTCCGCCAGTGGGAGTCCAAAACGCCAGGCCACCCCGAAAACTTCATGACCGAAGGGGTCGAGGTGACCACGGGGCCGCTGGGCCAAGGCATCTCCAACGCCGTCGGACTGGCCCTGGCCGAGGCCAACTTGGCCAGCCGCTTCAACCAGCCCGATTGCAACATCATCGACCACTACACCTACGCCATCGCCAGCGACGGCGACATCATGGAAGGCGTCTCCAGCGAAGCCTGCTCGCTGGCGGGCCACATGGGGTTGGGCAAACTGGTTGTCCTCTACGATGACAACCACATCTCTATCGACGGGCCCACCGAGCTGGCCTTTAGCGAGGATGTGAATAAGCGCTACGAGGCCTACGGCTGGCACGTCCAGCACATCGAGGGCGGCAACGAGGATCTGGACGCCATCCACCGCGCGATCGAGAACGCGCAGGCTGCCACGGATCGACCCTCGCTCATCCGCGTCACCACCACCATCGGCTACGGCTCGCCCAACAAAGCCAACACCCACGAGGTCCACGGGGCACCGCTCGGGGGCGATGAAGTTACTACGACCCGCCAGCAGTTGGGGTGGGACTACCCGGAATTCACGGTTCCCGAAGACGCGCTCAACCACTTCCGCCAGGCCGTGGATCGCGGCTCCAAGCTCGAGGCCGACTGGAACGAGCGCTGGCAGCAGTACCGCACGCGCTACCCCGAAGCAGCGGCAACGCTGGAGCGCCTAATGGCCGGCAAGCTCCCCGAGAGCTGGGAGAGCACGCTGCCAACCTTCTCCCCAGAAGACAAAAAAGACGCCACGCGGGGATACTCGCAGGGCGTGCTCAACGCCCTCTCGGGCGTCATGCCCGAGCTCATCGGTGGCTCCGCCGACTTGGCCCCCTCCAACAAGACCCTGGTCAAAGCCGAAGGCGACTTCAGCAAGCACGACCACGCCGCCCGCAACCTGCGCTTTGGGGTGCGCGAGCACGGCATGGGGGCCATCTGCAACGGCATTGCCCGGCACGGCGGCCTGATTCCCTATGGGGCGACCTTCACTATCTTTACCGACTACATGCGGGCCGCCATCCGGCTCTCGGCGCTCTCGCGTACGGGCTCGATTTGGGTCACCACCCACGACTCCATCGGCCTGGGCGAGGACGGCCCCACTCACCAGCCCATCGAGCAGCTCGCGTCGCTGCGAGCTATGCCCAATCTGACCGTCATTCGCCCTGCTGACGGCAACGAGACCTCGGGGGCCTACAAAGTAGCCATCGAGCAGCGCAACGCCCCGACGCTGCTGTCGCTCTCGCGCCAGAAAGTCCCCAACTTGCCCGGCACCTCAATTGAGGGGGTCACCAAAGGCGCTTACGTTCTCTCCGACAGCAACGGGCCGCCCGAGCTGATCCTGATCGGCACGGGCAGCGAGGTGGAACTCTGCCTCCAGGCCGCCCAGCAGTTGCGCGATGAAGGGCGCAACGTCCGCGTGGTCTCCATGCCCAGCTGGGAGCTGTTCGACCGGCAGGATGCCGCCTATCGCGAGTCGGTCCTG
This genomic window contains:
- the fabF gene encoding beta-ketoacyl-[acyl-carrier-protein] synthase II, with translation MADWQPRRVAVTGLSAIAPVGNTLEAYWEGLLNGQNGIAPISHFDASEHACRIAGEVKGFDPSPYLQRKESKRMDRFAQFAVCASKQALADAQLEIDERNAGQIATIIGTGIGGIKVLEDQQAIYLSRGPDRCSPFMVPMMIANMAAGLTAIHTGAQGPNSCPVTACAAGSNAVGDAFRTIQRGDAQAAICGGTEAAITPLAVAGFSAAKALSANNEAPERACRPFDRDRDGFVMGEGAGILILEELEHARARGASIYAEVVGYGMTCDAYHMTSPDLNGQGPARAIELALKDGGIAPEQVSYINAHGTSTAGNDATETRAIKQALGDRAREVAISSTKSMTGHLLGGAGGIEAVATAMATARDRVPPTINLDAPDPECDLDYTPHASRAQPVEVALSNSFGFGGHNVTLALRKYA
- the tkt gene encoding transketolase yields the protein MVATSQSLEQLCINSIRFLAVDAVEKASSGHPGLPMGAAPMAFVLWDRFLRHNPKNPDWFDRDRFVLSGGHGCMLQYALLYLTGYEGMTLDDIKQFRQWESKTPGHPENFMTEGVEVTTGPLGQGISNAVGLALAEANLASRFNQPDCNIIDHYTYAIASDGDIMEGVSSEACSLAGHMGLGKLVVLYDDNHISIDGPTELAFSEDVNKRYEAYGWHVQHIEGGNEDLDAIHRAIENAQAATDRPSLIRVTTTIGYGSPNKANTHEVHGAPLGGDEVTTTRQQLGWDYPEFTVPEDALNHFRQAVDRGSKLEADWNERWQQYRTRYPEAAATLERLMAGKLPESWESTLPTFSPEDKKDATRGYSQGVLNALSGVMPELIGGSADLAPSNKTLVKAEGDFSKHDHAARNLRFGVREHGMGAICNGIARHGGLIPYGATFTIFTDYMRAAIRLSALSRTGSIWVTTHDSIGLGEDGPTHQPIEQLASLRAMPNLTVIRPADGNETSGAYKVAIEQRNAPTLLSLSRQKVPNLPGTSIEGVTKGAYVLSDSNGPPELILIGTGSEVELCLQAAQQLRDEGRNVRVVSMPSWELFDRQDAAYRESVLPASVSKRLAVEAGATFGWCRYVGTQGDAIGIDRFGVSAPGDVALENFGFTTDNVVARAKQLLG
- a CDS encoding DUF1815 domain-containing protein → MFVRLAQQHRQFVRDLVMNLQALAIVLEKRGYLASCYTCGNEMSSASFMVSLDDNHLIRFLVSDYGITWTEMRDDHELMKLEGAEAIGQLQDLADLVKYSLEPSADPNERASQAIAPNAGVTPPSQAAGTTASEEGTP
- a CDS encoding acyl carrier protein, giving the protein MSQEIFEKVQKIVAEQLEVDASEVQPEASFANDLGADSLDTVELVMALEEEFDIEIPDEAAENIGTVQAAVDYISEKVTASA